AACCATGTCATATATTAGAACTGGTTAACATGATTAAGACAAAATTAACAGAGGGCGTTTATGCGGGAGCTGTTGTTACGCAAGGTACGGCAACGATGGAAGAAACCTCCTACCTAGCTGATTTAATGTGGGATATCGACAAACCTTTGGTTTTCACAGGTGCGATGTTAAATGCTTCGGAAAAGGACTGGGACGGTGCAAGAAATTTGCATAATTCAGTACTGGTTGCTGCGGACCCAAGGGCAACGAGCAAAGGTGTGCTTGTCTGCATGGGCGGGGAAATTCATGCGGCAAGGGATGTTTCCAAAATTCATAAAACAAGTCTGAATGCCTTTGTTTCCCTGAATGTTGGTTTTTTGGGCATGGTATCGAATAATAGGGTGATATTTTATCGGGATCCAATCCTCAGAAAAGTATTTGCACCGATTGAAAGATTGGAAACAGGTGTAGAAATACTAAAAGTCAGTTTGGGGACAAGTTCAAGGATATTGGACCTAATGATTTCCGAAGGTTACAAGGGAATTGTTATTGAAAGCTTACCAGGAGGTGGTGGGGTTACTCCGGGAATAATGGATACTGTCAGAAAAGCACAGGAGAGAGATATTGTATTTGTTTTGACTCCACGCTCACCTATGGGAACTTCTGTGTCCAGGGCCAGTGGCGGCTGTGGACCATGGGACTTGCGTCAATGCGGTGTGATAAACGGCGGGGACCTCACTTCCGTAAAGGCCAGAATATTGCTAATGGTTGCGCTTCCATTGGTTGATAGCAAAATGGAACTAAAAGAAATCTTCGATGAAATTGCCCCGTGAAAACAGCAGATAATAAGTAAAGACTAAAAAACCAGAAAATAAGCTATGTATAGAAATTCTTATACTTTAGGCATTTACGGGGGGATGTATTATGAAGGCAGCGGTTTTAAGAAATTTTTCAGAACCTCTTTCAATAGAGGATGTGCCTGTTCCAAAGGTTCAAGACAATGAAATCCTGGTAAAAGTAAAGGCGTGTGGAATGTGCGGGACAGATATAAAAATATGGAAAGGATACAAAGAAGTAAAAGAGCTGCCATTAATTATGGGGCATGAACCTTCCGGTGAAATTGTCGAATTAGGTGATGGAGTAAAAGACTTTAAAATAGGAGACAGAGGCATAGCCCATTTCTATTTATGTTGTGGTCATTGTTTATTCTGCAAAACAAATAGGGAAACTCTATGCAGCAATATAAGAGGACGGCTGGGTTTTGAATTAGATGGTGGTTTTACAGAGTATATTGTAATACCGGCGCAGAATTTTATCCCCATACCGGATGAGCTTAGCTTTGAAGATGCATGCATAATACCGGACGCGATTTCTACAACGTATCATGCTTTATCGAAGGTTCCCGTCAGTGATGCGGACAATGTCCTGATTATGGGTCTGGGAGGGCTTGGGCTCCATGCTTTACAACTAGCCAAGGCCATGGGTGCAAACGTGATAGGTGTTGATATAAGTGAAGAAAAATTGGACTTTGCACGTGGATTGGGATTTGAAAATTTGGTTCTTTATGACCAAAACCAAGCGAGGTATAAAGACAGTATTTTACAAATAACGAATGGTGCAGACATATCCATCGTCCTGGAAACTGTCTCTTCATCGGAAACAATAAACAGTAACTTGGAGCTATTGGGGAAATCAGGCAAAGTAATCCTGAATGGTTATAGGCCTGATCCGGTAGATATTCCAATTTACACCTTTGTATTGAAGGAATTGTCCATGTACGGTTCACGGGCTTCATGCAGAAGTGATGTCCTAGAAGTAATTAAATTGATCACCGATGGCCGCCTAAAACCTGTTGTTTCAAAAAAATATAGACTTGAGGAAATAAACTGTGCCTTAGAGGATTTATTTCGGGGCAAAAATATCGGCAGACAGGTAATTTCATTCGAATGATAAAATCTCCCAAGAAAGGAGGTTTTTGGGGTGTTCGATTCAATAGTACTAAACGGCAATATCGTATATCCGGGACGTATTATTCAGTGTGGCAATATTGGTATAAGGAATGGGAAGATTGAAGCAATAACAGGCCCTGATACGATACTACAAGGCGCACATGTAATAGATGCAACGGGTAAATATATTTTTCCAGGAATAATAGAAACCCATTCTCATTTAGGTGTAGGTGCAGGGGAAGAGGATTTTTTGACAGAAACAAGTTCTGCTGCGATTGGCGGTGTGACAACAATATTGTTTTTCCTGAGAGACAACTCTTCTTATGACGAAATATTCAGGTATGTTATGTCTAAAGGAGAGGAAAAAGCATATACCGACTTCTCTTTCCATATTGTTTTAATAACCGAAGAGCATTTGAACTCTATACCGAAATATATTGATGAATTCGGCATAACTTCCTTTAAGCATTACTTGACTTATCGTGGAGAAGATGCAAAAACTACAAACTTTGGAGGAAATCCAATTAAATTTGATAACATTTGCGACGGATATATATTGGAAAGCTTTGAAAGGCTCTCCAAATATCCAAAGGCGGTTGCGATAGTCCATGCCGAAGATATTGAAATAGTCCATAGGGCAAAAAAGAGGCTTATTGGCGAGGGCAGGTCGGACCTTGAGGCATGGGCTCTATCAAGGCCAGTTATTGCAGAGGTTGAGGGAGTAAGAAGGGCACTGACCTTTGCGAAAGAGGCGGGCTGCAGGGTTAATATACTTCATATTACTTCAGAATTAGCGCTGAATGTAGCAATAGAATTCAGGAAGGTCTATGATAAGGTTTTCATCGAAGCCTGTCATCCCTATATGATCTTGAATGAAAAGGATGTAACGTCTAAGAAATATAAGCTAAGGCCTCCATTGAGAACCAAGAGGGATAATGAGAGATTATGGGAAGCGGTTAAAGCGGGAGATATAAATACAATCGGCTCGGACCATGTACCGCGTAAACTAGCAGCCAAAATGGGAGATATTTGGAGCTCGTCAGCCGGTGCCCCGGGAACACCGTTCCTGTTCCCGGTAATGTTAAGCGAGGGTTATCATAAAAGAAATATGCCCCTTATAGATATTGCAAAAACCCTTAGTCTAAATCCAGCACGGCTATACGGCCTTTATCCCCATAAGGGGGATATTGGTGTGGGCTTTGACGCTGATATGGTTATTGTTGATTTAGACAGGGAATACGTTTTGAAATCTTCGGATATTTCGCAGTACAGCGATTATATTTTATACGAGGACTTAAAGGTAAAGGGTTTTCCGGAGACCACCATGATAAGGGGTAAGATAGTTGTTCAAAATGGAGAGGTGGTTGGAGATTCCGGCTGGGGTAGGTTTGTGAGACGATAATATTAAACAAGGATGAAAGCAGGTGATACGATTGGATAAAGTTTTAGTGACTAATGCATCCTTTGCCAAGTATAGCGAGAAGGCTGAAAAAATACTAACGGATTATGGGCTTGGTATTACAAGGGCAAAGCAACCTGTAACCGGTGATAGTGATTTACTTAGCCAACTGGATGATATTGTTGCAATTATTACAGGCTTGGAGCCCATTACCAGGAAAGTTATCAGTTCCGCACCGAGATTAAAAGTAATAGTAAAGCACGGGATAGGCGTTGACAACATCGACCTCAATGCTGCTAAAGAAAATGGTGTTATTGTTGCTAATTCGCCTGGAACCAACAGGGAGGCTGTTGCGGATTTAGTTTTTGGACTTATGCTATCTTTAGCCAGAAAGATTCCGCAGTCCGATAGACAAGTCCGAGAGAGGAAATGGCCTAAGGTATTCGGACAGTCAGTATGGGGCAAAATCTTGGGAATTATTGGATTAGGATTCATTGGGAAAAGCGTTGCACAAAGGGCTAAAGGATTCAATATGAAGGTTCTTGCGTTCGATAAATTTTGGGACGAAGAGTATGCAAGTGCCAATAACATCATTCGAACAGATGTTGATGAAATACTTAAAGAATCTGATTTTGTTACCCTACACGTACCACTTATGGAAGAAACTCGGAATCTTATCGGAGAGAAACAATTTAGTATTATGAAACCTACAGCATATTTGATAAATGCTGCAAGAGGAGGAGTAGTGGACGAGGCTGCTATGTACAAGGCTTTAACAGAAGGCAAAATAGCCGGTGCTGGAATAGACGTGTTTTCAACTGAACCGCCTACCGATTCAC
This portion of the Bacillota bacterium genome encodes:
- a CDS encoding asparaginase — protein: MKKTKILIVSTGGTISSKYDGEKGYSPEISAQELGSSLSDIENIVDIEAVQFCNVLSFALEPCHILELVNMIKTKLTEGVYAGAVVTQGTATMEETSYLADLMWDIDKPLVFTGAMLNASEKDWDGARNLHNSVLVAADPRATSKGVLVCMGGEIHAARDVSKIHKTSLNAFVSLNVGFLGMVSNNRVIFYRDPILRKVFAPIERLETGVEILKVSLGTSSRILDLMISEGYKGIVIESLPGGGGVTPGIMDTVRKAQERDIVFVLTPRSPMGTSVSRASGGCGPWDLRQCGVINGGDLTSVKARILLMVALPLVDSKMELKEIFDEIAP
- a CDS encoding alcohol dehydrogenase catalytic domain-containing protein, which codes for MKAAVLRNFSEPLSIEDVPVPKVQDNEILVKVKACGMCGTDIKIWKGYKEVKELPLIMGHEPSGEIVELGDGVKDFKIGDRGIAHFYLCCGHCLFCKTNRETLCSNIRGRLGFELDGGFTEYIVIPAQNFIPIPDELSFEDACIIPDAISTTYHALSKVPVSDADNVLIMGLGGLGLHALQLAKAMGANVIGVDISEEKLDFARGLGFENLVLYDQNQARYKDSILQITNGADISIVLETVSSSETINSNLELLGKSGKVILNGYRPDPVDIPIYTFVLKELSMYGSRASCRSDVLEVIKLITDGRLKPVVSKKYRLEEINCALEDLFRGKNIGRQVISFE
- a CDS encoding amidohydrolase family protein, with product MFDSIVLNGNIVYPGRIIQCGNIGIRNGKIEAITGPDTILQGAHVIDATGKYIFPGIIETHSHLGVGAGEEDFLTETSSAAIGGVTTILFFLRDNSSYDEIFRYVMSKGEEKAYTDFSFHIVLITEEHLNSIPKYIDEFGITSFKHYLTYRGEDAKTTNFGGNPIKFDNICDGYILESFERLSKYPKAVAIVHAEDIEIVHRAKKRLIGEGRSDLEAWALSRPVIAEVEGVRRALTFAKEAGCRVNILHITSELALNVAIEFRKVYDKVFIEACHPYMILNEKDVTSKKYKLRPPLRTKRDNERLWEAVKAGDINTIGSDHVPRKLAAKMGDIWSSSAGAPGTPFLFPVMLSEGYHKRNMPLIDIAKTLSLNPARLYGLYPHKGDIGVGFDADMVIVDLDREYVLKSSDISQYSDYILYEDLKVKGFPETTMIRGKIVVQNGEVVGDSGWGRFVRR
- a CDS encoding phosphoglycerate dehydrogenase, giving the protein MDKVLVTNASFAKYSEKAEKILTDYGLGITRAKQPVTGDSDLLSQLDDIVAIITGLEPITRKVISSAPRLKVIVKHGIGVDNIDLNAAKENGVIVANSPGTNREAVADLVFGLMLSLARKIPQSDRQVRERKWPKVFGQSVWGKILGIIGLGFIGKSVAQRAKGFNMKVLAFDKFWDEEYASANNIIRTDVDEILKESDFVTLHVPLMEETRNLIGEKQFSIMKPTAYLINAARGGVVDEAAMYKALTEGKIAGAGIDVFSTEPPTDSPLLGLQNVILTPHMGGFTDGALGMTSEFVSQVVVDALKGKDIGSRIV